AAACTGCTCTACCAGTTAGTAAGAGAGTAGAGGAATGCCCCCCAACTCTCCCCAACGGGTGGGGAGGGAAAAGGTTGAAGCATAAGTCAGATGGACCATGTAATTCCTGAACTGGATCGTAAAGGCTTGCGAGAGTTCGGGCTTGTTACGGGCGGCATCATCGCCGGCCTATTCGGACTTTTCTTTCCCTGGGTGTTTGACGTTGCGATTCCGTACTGGCCCTGGATCGTCGGCGGGACGCTCGGTGCATGGGCATTGATTGCACCATCAACATTACGATCATGCTATCGAGCATGGATGCGTTTCGCGCTTATACTGAGCCGCATCACCACACCGTTGATAATGGGGCTGGCATATGGCCTGGTGATTATCCCGACAGGCTTTATAATGCGCGCCATTGGCCGCGACCCGATGGCACGGCGATTCGATGAAAAAGCTGAAAGCTATCGAATACCAAGTAAAAAGCCTCCCAAAGACCAGGTGGAGAGACCATTCTGAATTCGTGAACCGTAATCCGTGAGTGGTGAACCGTACATCCGTAAACCGAATGACTCTGGACCAAGGACTCCAGACTCTGGACTGTATGATGATTGAATTTTTGCAGGACCTTTGGGCGTTTATGCGCGTGCGTAAGAAATTCTGGCTCGCACCAATCATCATTGTGATGGTGTTGCTCGGAGCACTAATCGTTTTGAC
The genomic region above belongs to Gammaproteobacteria bacterium and contains:
- a CDS encoding SxtJ family membrane protein, which translates into the protein MDHVIPELDRKGLREFGLVTGGIIAGLFGLFFPWVFDVAIPYWPWIVGGTLGAWALIAPSTLRSCYRAWMRFALILSRITTPLIMGLAYGLVIIPTGFIMRAIGRDPMARRFDEKAESYRIPSKKPPKDQVERPF
- a CDS encoding DUF5989 family protein, yielding MIEFLQDLWAFMRVRKKFWLAPIIIVMVLLGALIVLT